A single window of Synechococcus sp. CBW1004 DNA harbors:
- a CDS encoding alginate lyase family protein — protein sequence MPDRRFRSTLRRFFSPHSSPAIADGQRQAEQNPVAVLFRILGAAHDGADPDEGLLDQLAFILEHEPAHRGLQKRWLLHRLPDSELREQIVALLDRHQQPWDEIPFEPQAYAACWTDIGSVPEDCHPWSESFRELDSEFQGQILAYVARRKTRYLFNLNEARNHALRLAAPLARWVFPWDGCCFLTSDAWHVIRPLLDLPELAYLAVPSSLLDDRQSLLCGTSQPPLADGLPLLGFLGPSEVPYNAGLDEIGEVDTDLLRRLGLPGPWLHEEPDVVNWSGFDITPVPDRGRLVQAGWVYRLPPHPPGDSEERRENARLSARRIDMKLVREALDSQPLHCWHGLAAAKELIPGLQAFAANARAVPPLSVTDKPANLAGLPERQYVNAVPHWQSLAGSESTIQRGVLSGVLFPVAGDVSQNYDRTRLQLMVDCVCTLALDSHLNDDQESRRHAVRLVRAWFLEPATAMIPDGAYARLSGSEPARSVLDAALDFRDFFPLIDALSLLLEAGCFTLAERQQLDAWFDAFLAWLASESAVFLQANSGRSASTWYHLLMLAIASYRGRLNVACQVFDNLPGLLDRQFRPDGSPRSAPSGVPLSHEHLFNLQAWSNLVVITTALGRDLMAFRDSNGVALVMAFAYAHRHLPEEQSSHAGVSARSWLAAMQVQIQPAVSSVVAPDLPPLADASTGLPPFWTLCSRAGIPQ from the coding sequence ATGCCCGACCGTCGTTTTCGTTCCACCTTGCGTCGGTTCTTCTCGCCCCACTCTTCACCTGCGATCGCTGATGGCCAGCGCCAGGCAGAACAAAATCCTGTCGCTGTTCTGTTCCGTATCCTTGGGGCTGCCCATGACGGAGCCGATCCGGATGAAGGCCTCCTGGATCAGCTGGCATTCATCCTCGAGCATGAGCCTGCTCATCGCGGCCTGCAGAAGCGTTGGCTGCTGCATCGTCTCCCCGATTCAGAGCTGAGGGAACAGATCGTTGCGCTGCTCGATCGGCATCAGCAGCCCTGGGATGAGATCCCATTTGAGCCTCAGGCTTACGCAGCCTGCTGGACGGACATTGGCAGTGTGCCGGAAGATTGTCATCCTTGGAGTGAGTCTTTCCGTGAGCTCGACTCCGAATTCCAGGGGCAGATTCTTGCTTATGTGGCCCGGCGCAAAACTCGCTATCTCTTTAACCTCAATGAGGCTCGCAATCATGCTCTTCGCCTCGCTGCCCCGCTTGCGCGCTGGGTTTTCCCTTGGGATGGTTGCTGCTTCCTGACTTCAGATGCCTGGCATGTGATTCGTCCTTTGCTGGATCTGCCTGAGCTCGCCTATCTGGCGGTGCCCTCCAGCCTTCTGGATGATAGGCAATCCCTGTTGTGTGGCACAAGCCAGCCGCCCCTTGCGGATGGATTGCCGTTGCTCGGATTCCTCGGTCCCTCGGAGGTGCCCTACAACGCCGGTCTGGACGAGATCGGCGAGGTCGACACGGATCTTCTGCGGCGCCTGGGGCTCCCCGGTCCCTGGTTGCATGAGGAGCCCGATGTCGTTAACTGGTCGGGCTTCGATATCACACCTGTGCCGGATCGCGGCCGGCTTGTGCAGGCCGGTTGGGTGTATCGGCTGCCTCCCCATCCGCCTGGGGATTCCGAAGAGCGCCGCGAGAATGCCCGCCTGAGCGCACGCAGGATTGACATGAAGCTGGTTCGAGAGGCCCTAGATTCCCAGCCACTCCATTGCTGGCACGGACTGGCGGCCGCGAAGGAGTTGATTCCCGGCCTGCAGGCATTCGCCGCGAACGCCAGGGCCGTTCCTCCCCTCAGCGTCACTGACAAGCCTGCAAACTTGGCTGGGCTGCCAGAGCGCCAGTATGTGAATGCCGTGCCTCATTGGCAGAGTCTGGCCGGCAGTGAAAGCACCATTCAGCGCGGTGTTCTGAGCGGTGTTTTATTTCCTGTTGCCGGTGATGTCAGCCAGAACTACGATCGAACGCGTCTGCAGTTGATGGTCGACTGTGTCTGTACCTTGGCGCTTGATTCGCATCTTAATGATGATCAAGAGTCGCGTCGGCATGCTGTGCGTTTGGTTCGAGCATGGTTTCTTGAGCCGGCTACGGCGATGATTCCTGATGGTGCTTATGCACGCCTATCTGGGTCTGAACCAGCGCGCAGCGTTCTTGATGCGGCTCTGGACTTCCGGGATTTCTTCCCTTTGATCGACGCTCTTTCGCTCCTCCTGGAAGCGGGTTGTTTTACGCTCGCTGAGCGTCAGCAGCTTGATGCTTGGTTTGATGCTTTTCTTGCCTGGCTTGCCAGTGAAAGCGCTGTGTTCCTCCAGGCTAATTCTGGCCGGTCAGCCTCAACGTGGTATCACTTGCTGATGTTGGCAATCGCCTCCTATCGCGGGCGACTGAATGTGGCCTGCCAGGTTTTTGACAATCTTCCAGGGCTTCTGGACCGTCAGTTCCGGCCTGATGGTTCGCCCCGATCCGCTCCATCCGGAGTGCCTCTCAGCCATGAGCATCTGTTCAATCTGCAGGCCTGGTCAAATCTGGTGGTGATCACCACCGCACTGGGCCGCGACCTGATGGCGTTCCGTGACAGCAATGGTGTCGCCCTCGTCATGGCCTTTGCTTATGCCCACCGGCATCTGCCTGAGGAGCAATCGTCCCATGCGGGGGTGAGTGCGCGCTCGTGGCTGGCCGCCATGCAGGTGCAGATTCAGCCGGCGGTCAGCTCCGTCGTGGCTCCGGACCTGCCTCCGCTGGCTGATGCCAGCACCGGTCTGCCCCCCTTCTGGACATTATGCAGCCGGGCGGGCATACCTCAGTGA
- a CDS encoding LL-diaminopimelate aminotransferase: MVQVNGNYLKLKAGYLFPEIARRVKAFSEANPDAAIIRLGIGDVTEPLPQACRDAMKAAVDEMGTREGFHGYGPEQGYLWLREAIAQHDFQARGCQISAEEIFVSDGSKCDSANILDILGEGNRIAVTDPVYPVYVDSNVMAGRTGDADDAGQYGGLTYLPINAANNFTAQIPTQKVDLIYLCFPNNPTGAVATREQLKAWVDYARANDALILFDAAYEAFIQDPSLPHSIYEIEGARECAIEFRSFSKNAGFTGTRCALTVVPRGLMGTASNGEKVELWGLWNRRQCTKFNGVSYIVQRGAEAVYSAEGQAQVKALIGFYMENAAIIRRELSAAGLQVYGGEQAPYVWIRTPEGVDSWGFFDLLLSKAHVVGTPGSGFGAAGEGYFRLSAFNSRDNVLEAMRRVQAALG; the protein is encoded by the coding sequence ATGGTCCAGGTCAACGGCAACTACCTCAAGCTCAAGGCGGGCTACCTGTTCCCCGAGATCGCCCGGCGCGTCAAGGCCTTCAGTGAGGCCAACCCGGACGCCGCGATCATCCGCCTGGGCATCGGCGATGTCACCGAGCCACTGCCGCAGGCCTGCCGGGACGCCATGAAGGCGGCCGTCGATGAGATGGGCACCCGCGAGGGGTTCCACGGCTACGGGCCGGAGCAGGGCTACCTGTGGCTGCGCGAGGCCATCGCACAGCACGACTTCCAGGCGCGCGGCTGCCAGATCAGCGCAGAGGAGATCTTCGTCTCCGACGGCAGCAAGTGCGACAGCGCCAACATCCTCGACATCCTGGGCGAAGGCAACCGCATCGCCGTCACCGACCCGGTGTATCCGGTGTACGTGGACAGCAACGTGATGGCAGGGCGCACCGGCGACGCCGATGACGCCGGCCAGTACGGCGGCCTCACCTACCTGCCCATCAACGCCGCCAACAACTTCACCGCCCAGATCCCCACGCAGAAGGTGGATCTGATCTACCTCTGCTTCCCCAACAACCCCACCGGCGCCGTCGCCACCCGGGAGCAGCTCAAAGCCTGGGTGGACTATGCCCGCGCCAACGATGCCCTGATCCTGTTCGACGCCGCCTACGAGGCGTTCATCCAGGATCCATCGCTGCCCCACTCCATTTATGAGATCGAGGGAGCGCGGGAGTGCGCGATCGAGTTCCGCTCCTTCTCGAAGAACGCCGGCTTCACCGGCACCCGCTGCGCACTCACCGTGGTGCCCCGCGGCCTGATGGGCACAGCAAGCAACGGCGAGAAGGTGGAGCTGTGGGGCCTGTGGAACCGCCGCCAGTGCACCAAGTTCAACGGCGTCAGCTACATCGTGCAGCGCGGCGCCGAAGCGGTGTATTCAGCCGAGGGCCAGGCCCAGGTGAAGGCACTGATCGGCTTCTACATGGAGAACGCAGCAATCATCCGCCGCGAACTGAGTGCCGCCGGGCTGCAGGTGTACGGCGGTGAGCAGGCCCCCTACGTCTGGATCAGGACGCCCGAGGGCGTGGATTCCTGGGGCTTCTTCGATCTGCTGCTGAGCAAGGCCCACGTGGTGGGCACCCCCGGAAGCGGCTTCGGTGCCGCCGGTGAGGGGTATTTCCGTCTCTCGGCGTTCAACAGCCGCGACAACGTTCTGGAGGCGATGCGGCGCGTGCAGGCGGCGCTGGGCTGA
- a CDS encoding TIGR03960 family B12-binding radical SAM protein, with protein MRSVPAGHAPIDFNVVVDRHMSKPARYLGNERGVLARDWREAWPAAGVRWCLTYPEIYEVGASNSGHIILYSILNSVPGQLCDRSYLPAPDLAERLRLTHTPLFAVESRMPLPAFDILGFSLSYELGATNILAMLDLAGIPLRAADRGDLPLNHSEAPPLIFAGGPTATSNPEPYAAFFDFFALGDGEELLPEIGLVVAEARSSGLSRRELLRDLAQVPGVYVPSLYAPGADGVTIEPLEPGLPGRILRRTATPMPHYAMGLVPHIETVHDRLTVEIRRGCTRGCRFCQPGMLTRPARDVEPEAVIEAVEEGMRRTGYSDFSLLSLSCSDYLALPAVGVELRNRLAESNVSLTLPSQRVDRFDSDIAHILGGTRRAGLTFAPEAGTQRLRDIVNKGLTDAELLRGIRTAMESGYRKVKLYFMIGLPGECDADVLGIADTCRSLQQQCRDIGRLELNLTISNFTPKPHTPFQWHSVSTAEFRRRQELLRQALRQLRGIKVNFTDVRLSAVEDFIGRSDRRLAPVIEAAWRAGAGLDAWFESAERTHTAWTTAMEEAGLGGRYRELEMGGWGSTETMDPEQRAAFCRQPLPWDHIDSGVDKAWLAEDLERALAAVVVPDCSFDGCSHCGVCGPELGHNVVIPPPPVPPALPARAPASERVSRLRFGFSRTGSLARISHLDSVRLMERALRRSALPVSFSGGFHPLPRLQFALSLPLGVEGLGEWFDLEFTELPERLDPQATRRALQAELPEEFQLLSVSAVPVSAPSLSQEVIRAQWRFLLQAPAAAVGPWPAQDGWDGAIADLLQSDALIWNDTDKKGRPRSRDCRPALLQLSRSGEGPTGSSSPSLRLDLEAAVDPAGRSLRPEQIAQWLGERLAIPLEPTQVQRRSLVLRSC; from the coding sequence ATGAGATCTGTCCCGGCCGGCCATGCCCCGATCGACTTCAACGTCGTGGTGGACCGCCACATGTCGAAGCCGGCCCGCTATCTCGGCAATGAGCGCGGTGTGCTCGCCCGCGACTGGAGAGAGGCCTGGCCTGCCGCCGGCGTGCGCTGGTGCCTCACCTATCCAGAGATCTACGAGGTGGGCGCGAGCAACAGCGGCCACATCATTCTCTATTCGATCCTCAACAGCGTTCCCGGCCAGCTGTGCGACCGCAGCTACCTGCCGGCGCCGGATCTTGCCGAGCGCCTGCGCCTCACCCACACGCCCCTGTTCGCGGTCGAAAGCCGCATGCCGCTGCCGGCCTTTGACATCCTCGGCTTCTCTCTGAGCTATGAGCTGGGCGCCACCAACATCCTGGCGATGCTGGATCTGGCCGGGATTCCGCTCCGCGCCGCCGATCGGGGTGACCTGCCGCTGAATCATTCCGAGGCGCCGCCGCTGATCTTTGCCGGCGGCCCCACCGCCACCAGCAACCCGGAGCCCTACGCCGCCTTCTTTGACTTCTTCGCTCTCGGCGACGGCGAAGAGCTCCTGCCGGAGATCGGCCTCGTGGTGGCGGAGGCACGCTCATCCGGGCTGAGCCGCCGCGAGCTGCTGCGCGACCTGGCCCAGGTGCCGGGCGTCTATGTGCCTTCGCTCTACGCGCCCGGCGCCGACGGGGTGACGATCGAGCCGCTTGAGCCTGGCCTGCCAGGGCGGATCCTGCGGCGCACGGCCACGCCGATGCCGCACTACGCCATGGGCCTGGTGCCGCACATCGAAACCGTGCATGACCGGCTGACGGTGGAGATCCGCCGCGGCTGCACCCGCGGTTGCCGCTTCTGCCAGCCCGGCATGCTCACCCGCCCCGCCCGCGACGTGGAGCCCGAGGCGGTGATCGAGGCGGTGGAGGAAGGGATGCGCCGCACCGGCTACAGCGACTTCTCGCTGCTGTCGCTGAGCTGCAGCGACTACCTGGCCCTGCCGGCGGTGGGGGTGGAGCTGCGCAACCGCCTGGCGGAGAGCAACGTCAGCCTCACCCTGCCCAGTCAGCGGGTGGACCGCTTCGACAGCGACATCGCCCACATCCTCGGCGGAACCCGCCGCGCCGGCCTCACCTTCGCCCCCGAGGCCGGCACCCAGCGGCTGCGCGACATCGTCAACAAGGGCCTCACCGACGCGGAGCTGCTGCGGGGCATCCGCACCGCCATGGAGAGCGGCTACCGCAAGGTCAAGCTCTATTTCATGATCGGCCTGCCCGGCGAATGCGACGCCGACGTGCTGGGCATCGCCGACACCTGCCGCTCGCTGCAGCAGCAGTGCCGTGACATCGGCCGGCTGGAGCTGAATCTGACGATCAGCAACTTCACCCCCAAGCCTCACACGCCGTTCCAGTGGCACAGCGTCAGCACCGCCGAGTTCCGGCGTCGCCAGGAGCTGCTGCGCCAGGCCCTGCGCCAGCTGCGGGGGATCAAGGTGAACTTCACCGATGTGCGCCTCTCGGCGGTGGAGGACTTCATCGGTCGCAGCGATCGTCGCCTGGCGCCGGTGATCGAGGCCGCCTGGCGGGCGGGAGCCGGTCTGGATGCCTGGTTCGAATCGGCGGAGCGCACCCACACCGCCTGGACCACCGCGATGGAGGAGGCCGGCCTGGGCGGTCGCTACCGCGAACTGGAGATGGGCGGCTGGGGCTCCACCGAGACCATGGACCCGGAGCAGCGCGCCGCCTTCTGCCGTCAGCCCCTGCCCTGGGACCACATCGACAGCGGCGTCGACAAGGCCTGGCTGGCCGAGGATCTGGAGCGGGCCCTGGCGGCGGTCGTGGTGCCCGACTGCTCCTTCGACGGCTGCAGCCACTGCGGCGTCTGCGGTCCGGAGCTGGGCCACAACGTCGTGATCCCGCCGCCGCCGGTGCCACCGGCGCTGCCGGCGCGCGCTCCGGCCAGCGAGCGGGTCAGCCGGTTGCGCTTCGGCTTCTCGCGTACGGGCTCGCTGGCGCGTATCAGCCATCTCGACAGCGTGCGGCTGATGGAGCGGGCTCTGCGTCGCAGCGCTCTGCCGGTGAGCTTCTCAGGCGGTTTCCATCCCCTGCCGCGGCTGCAGTTCGCCCTCTCGCTGCCCCTGGGTGTGGAGGGCCTGGGGGAATGGTTCGACCTGGAGTTCACCGAGCTCCCGGAGCGGCTCGATCCGCAGGCGACGCGCCGTGCCCTGCAGGCCGAGCTGCCCGAGGAGTTCCAGCTGCTGTCGGTGTCAGCGGTGCCGGTGTCGGCGCCCAGCCTGTCCCAGGAGGTGATCCGGGCACAGTGGCGTTTCCTGCTGCAGGCTCCGGCAGCCGCGGTAGGCCCCTGGCCGGCGCAGGATGGCTGGGACGGGGCGATTGCGGACCTGCTCCAGTCCGATGCGCTGATCTGGAACGACACCGACAAGAAGGGGCGTCCCCGCAGCCGTGACTGTCGCCCGGCGTTGCTGCAACTCAGCCGCAGCGGAGAAGGCCCGACCGGTTCGAGCTCGCCCTCTCTCCGGCTGGATCTGGAGGCTGCTGTCGATCCGGCCGGGCGCAGCCTGCGCCCCGAGCAGATCGCCCAGTGGCTCGGTGAGCGCCTGGCGATCCCGCTGGAGCCCACGCAGGTGCAGCGCCGGAGCCTGGTGCTGCGCTCGTGCTAA
- a CDS encoding Rne/Rng family ribonuclease has product MPQQIVIAEQLRIAAVLSDERVDELVVAQGRYQIGDVYLGTVENVLPGIDAAFVNIGESEKNGFIHITDLGPLRLKKGGAGITELLEPRQKVLVQVMKEPTGSKGPRLTGNLTLPGRFLVLQPYGQGVNISRRINGENERNRLRALGVLIKPPGAGLLIRTEAEGVAEEQLIDDLEALLRQWEAIQQAAETATPPVLLNRDEDFIHRVLRDLFSPELVRVVVDSADAVARVKAFLGPDQANVSVEAHSESGEILEHFKVNAAIRDALKPRVELPSGGYIIIEPTEALTVIDVNSGSFTRSANARETVLWTNCEAAVEIARQLKLRNIGGVVIVDFIDMDSRRDQLQLLEHFTQAVRDDAARPQIAQLTELGLVELTRKRQGQNIYELFGRPCPSCGGLGHVAVLPGRDTLQPLATVSGLVRSVTATRSDLPAAAAAAVVPSENGSGRRRRGGRGGRGGDAGEAVAVVEAPAYPSAEPSPERGEAPTRRVEHEFVAVPMQPEQERVYGWFGLNPALLLDPMPSGDNLVVRVVRPGSDPEEVLEQARQQLAVSGSRRRRRGRGGEGRGTVLAEGGSEAASEANGSGAPAALAEPMLTITPLPESQEPVAPETPAAPEIKEEPLSDAPPTRRRRRSSTAAVEESSAVDTVTSPSAAEASAPAGNEEEAASEPRRRRRRSSASG; this is encoded by the coding sequence ATGCCCCAGCAGATCGTCATCGCCGAGCAGCTGCGGATCGCCGCCGTGCTCAGCGACGAACGCGTCGATGAATTGGTGGTGGCCCAGGGCCGCTATCAGATCGGCGATGTCTACCTCGGAACCGTTGAGAATGTTCTCCCCGGGATCGATGCCGCTTTCGTCAACATCGGCGAGAGCGAAAAGAACGGTTTCATCCACATCACCGACCTCGGCCCCCTGCGGCTGAAGAAGGGTGGTGCCGGCATCACCGAACTTCTGGAGCCACGCCAGAAGGTGCTGGTTCAGGTGATGAAGGAGCCCACCGGCAGCAAGGGCCCCCGGCTCACCGGCAACCTCACCCTTCCAGGCCGCTTTCTGGTGCTCCAGCCCTATGGCCAGGGGGTGAACATCTCGCGCCGGATCAACGGCGAGAACGAGCGCAACCGCCTGCGGGCGCTCGGGGTGTTGATCAAGCCCCCCGGAGCCGGACTGCTGATCCGCACCGAGGCGGAAGGGGTGGCCGAAGAGCAGCTGATCGACGATCTCGAGGCGCTGCTGCGTCAGTGGGAGGCGATCCAGCAGGCGGCCGAGACCGCCACGCCGCCGGTGCTGCTCAACCGCGACGAGGACTTCATCCACCGCGTCCTGCGCGACCTGTTCAGCCCTGAGCTGGTGCGTGTGGTGGTGGATTCGGCCGATGCCGTCGCCCGCGTCAAGGCCTTCCTGGGGCCGGATCAGGCCAACGTCAGCGTTGAGGCCCACAGTGAGTCCGGCGAGATTCTTGAGCACTTCAAGGTCAACGCGGCCATCCGCGATGCGCTCAAGCCGCGGGTGGAGCTCCCATCCGGCGGCTACATCATCATCGAGCCCACCGAGGCGCTCACGGTGATCGATGTCAACTCAGGCTCGTTCACCCGCTCCGCCAACGCCCGCGAGACGGTCCTGTGGACCAATTGCGAGGCGGCTGTCGAGATCGCCCGCCAGCTGAAGCTGCGCAACATCGGCGGGGTGGTGATCGTCGATTTCATCGACATGGATTCACGCCGTGATCAGCTGCAGCTGCTCGAGCATTTCACCCAGGCCGTCCGCGACGATGCCGCCCGTCCCCAGATCGCCCAGCTCACCGAACTGGGCCTGGTGGAGCTGACGCGCAAGCGCCAGGGCCAGAACATCTATGAGCTGTTCGGCCGTCCCTGCCCCAGCTGCGGTGGCCTCGGCCATGTGGCGGTGCTTCCCGGCCGCGACACCCTTCAGCCCCTGGCCACCGTTTCCGGCCTGGTGCGTTCGGTCACCGCCACCCGCTCGGATCTGCCGGCGGCGGCGGCGGCGGCGGTGGTTCCCAGCGAAAACGGCAGCGGTCGCCGTCGCCGCGGTGGCCGTGGTGGTCGCGGTGGCGATGCCGGCGAGGCCGTTGCCGTGGTGGAGGCCCCTGCCTATCCCAGCGCCGAACCCAGTCCCGAGCGCGGCGAAGCCCCCACCCGCCGGGTCGAGCATGAGTTCGTGGCGGTGCCGATGCAGCCCGAACAGGAGCGCGTCTACGGCTGGTTCGGGCTCAATCCGGCCCTGCTGCTCGATCCGATGCCCAGCGGCGACAACCTGGTGGTGCGGGTGGTACGTCCGGGATCCGATCCCGAGGAGGTGCTCGAACAGGCCCGGCAGCAGCTGGCCGTCTCCGGTTCCCGCCGCCGCCGCCGCGGCCGCGGCGGCGAGGGTCGCGGCACTGTCCTGGCGGAGGGAGGCAGCGAGGCTGCGTCTGAAGCCAATGGCAGCGGTGCGCCCGCGGCGCTGGCAGAGCCCATGCTCACGATCACGCCCCTTCCCGAGAGCCAGGAGCCTGTCGCCCCCGAGACGCCTGCGGCCCCCGAGATCAAGGAGGAGCCACTCAGCGACGCCCCGCCCACCCGTCGTCGCCGGCGTTCCAGCACCGCCGCTGTTGAGGAGTCCTCTGCGGTGGACACCGTCACCTCGCCCTCCGCTGCCGAGGCCAGCGCCCCTGCCGGCAACGAGGAGGAGGCCGCTTCCGAACCGCGCCGCCGCCGCCGCCGCTCCTCCGCCAGCGGCTGA
- a CDS encoding ribonuclease HII → MASRVDRSGDPWDGRDPAICAGVDEVGRGCLFGPVFAAAAVVDAEAITLLQAAGLTDSKQLSARRRAALVPLIQTHARAWALGQASAGEIDRHGIRTATERAMRRALHRLPASPELLLVDGVLPLRGWNGEQRTLVAGDQRCAAIAAASVLAKEARDALLRRLAVRYPGYGLERHVGYGTAVHRQAILKLGPTPLHRRSFLRNLLAAEGSLQG, encoded by the coding sequence TTGGCCTCCCGTGTCGACCGCAGCGGCGATCCCTGGGATGGTCGCGACCCGGCGATCTGTGCCGGGGTGGACGAAGTGGGCCGCGGTTGCCTGTTCGGCCCGGTGTTCGCGGCCGCCGCGGTGGTGGATGCTGAGGCCATCACGCTCCTGCAGGCTGCAGGCCTCACCGACAGCAAGCAACTCTCGGCGCGGCGCCGGGCGGCTCTGGTGCCGCTGATTCAGACCCATGCCCGCGCCTGGGCCCTGGGTCAGGCGAGTGCGGGTGAGATCGATCGCCATGGCATTCGAACTGCCACAGAGCGGGCGATGCGCCGTGCCCTGCACCGCCTGCCGGCGTCTCCGGAGCTGCTGCTGGTGGACGGCGTCCTGCCGCTGCGGGGCTGGAACGGCGAACAGCGCACGCTCGTGGCCGGTGATCAACGCTGTGCGGCGATCGCCGCCGCCAGCGTGCTTGCCAAGGAGGCCCGTGACGCCTTGCTGCGGCGCCTGGCAGTCCGCTACCCCGGGTATGGCCTGGAGCGCCATGTGGGCTATGGCACGGCCGTGCATCGCCAGGCGATTCTGAAGTTGGGCCCGACGCCGCTGCACAGGCGCAGTTTTCTGCGCAACCTGCTGGCGGCCGAGGGATCTCTCCAGGGCTGA
- a CDS encoding DUF1997 domain-containing protein produces MTLAFSARQQLALPVRENLEELADYLRDEERVVGALLDRRQLQPLGPGHYRYTVTRVQVFQLHIQPIVELQAHCHEGRLELQALDCQLEGLGLVDDFQLTLDSWLEASGEGLEGEASLSVTVSQPPLLKLIPPRILEATGHSILAGILLGIRNRVGQQLLADFRHWCQERQPGSSAA; encoded by the coding sequence ATGACCCTGGCGTTCAGCGCCCGACAGCAACTGGCTCTGCCCGTCCGCGAGAACCTCGAGGAGCTGGCCGACTACCTGCGTGACGAGGAGCGGGTGGTCGGGGCGCTGCTCGATCGACGCCAGCTGCAGCCCCTCGGTCCCGGGCATTACCGCTACACGGTGACCCGCGTGCAGGTGTTCCAACTCCACATCCAGCCGATCGTGGAACTGCAGGCCCACTGCCATGAGGGCCGCCTCGAACTGCAGGCTCTCGACTGCCAGCTCGAAGGGCTGGGACTGGTCGATGATTTCCAGCTGACCCTGGACTCCTGGCTGGAGGCCTCCGGCGAGGGCCTGGAAGGCGAGGCCAGCCTTTCGGTCACGGTCAGCCAGCCGCCGCTCCTGAAACTGATCCCCCCGCGCATCCTCGAGGCCACCGGGCACTCGATCCTGGCGGGCATCCTGCTGGGCATCCGCAACCGCGTCGGCCAGCAGCTGCTGGCGGATTTTCGCCATTGGTGCCAGGAGCGGCAGCCTGGAAGCAGCGCCGCCTGA
- the pheA gene encoding prephenate dehydratase translates to MRLAFLGPVGTYGERAAQQLVQLEGLAEVTYVPQAGIRAVIQSLASGDCEAAVVPVENSVEGGVTTCLDALWEHPDLAIARALVLPIRHALLGSGPLEGISEVLSHPQALAQCAQWLEQQLPTALQLPTSSTAEAARMVRGSRFRGAIASLEAAGEHGLSVIAYPINDVPGNCTRFLLLRRGERATEGPLVSLAFSLLSNRPGALLEALGCFAGEGLNMTRIESRPSKRELGEYIFFVDLECGEAGEALESALERLRPLCEHLVLFGAYPLTTATTGDGE, encoded by the coding sequence ATGCGTCTCGCCTTTCTTGGCCCCGTCGGCACCTATGGCGAGCGGGCGGCCCAGCAGCTGGTGCAGCTCGAGGGTCTTGCGGAGGTCACCTACGTTCCCCAGGCGGGTATCCGGGCCGTGATCCAGAGCCTGGCCAGCGGCGACTGTGAGGCCGCCGTCGTGCCCGTGGAGAACTCGGTGGAGGGAGGGGTCACCACCTGCCTCGATGCCCTCTGGGAGCATCCCGACCTGGCGATCGCCAGGGCGCTGGTGCTGCCGATCCGCCATGCCCTTCTCGGCAGCGGCCCCCTCGAGGGGATCAGCGAGGTGCTCTCCCATCCACAGGCCCTGGCCCAGTGCGCCCAGTGGCTGGAGCAACAGCTGCCCACGGCGCTGCAGTTGCCAACCAGCTCGACAGCGGAGGCAGCCCGCATGGTGCGCGGCAGCCGTTTCCGCGGCGCCATCGCCTCTCTCGAGGCTGCCGGCGAACATGGCCTCAGCGTGATCGCCTATCCGATCAACGATGTGCCCGGCAATTGCACCCGCTTCCTGCTGCTTCGCCGCGGAGAGCGTGCCACGGAAGGGCCGCTGGTGAGCCTGGCCTTCTCGCTGCTCTCCAACCGTCCCGGGGCGCTGCTGGAGGCTCTGGGCTGCTTCGCGGGCGAGGGCCTCAACATGACGCGGATTGAATCCCGTCCCTCCAAGCGGGAGCTGGGCGAATACATCTTCTTCGTGGATCTCGAGTGCGGCGAAGCCGGCGAGGCTCTGGAGAGTGCCCTGGAGCGGCTGCGACCCCTGTGTGAGCACCTGGTGCTGTTCGGTGCCTACCCACTCACCACCGCCACCACCGGCGATGGGGAGTGA